The following coding sequences are from one Prosthecobacter vanneervenii window:
- a CDS encoding APC family permease — MADSSSSQPSLQQTLGPWQIMFYGLGSMLGAGIYALIGKAAAGLGNAMWLAFIMAMVGALLTGLTYACVGGRYAKAGGAAYVTQRGLGKPLLSYIIGIAVMMSGLTSMATGAQAIIGQIKELMGWQLADMTVKLCAIGVVGLVGCVIYRGLKESMWLNILCTVIEASGLIFIIIIGVRYWGGVNYLESPGDTAAGGAGSGITMALIMQGAVLTFYSFIGFEDILNVSEEVKNPGRNVPLGLIGAMVLATMIYLAVAITAVSVVPWQQLAKSDAPLMEVARRAAPWFTGIKPVYAFITIFAIGNTALLNYLMGSRLLYGMSRQGLLPAVLGKLHPTRHSPHVAVFVLFGIVSVLILSGGVKQLAESTVLLLLIVFTVVNISLIILKRRPDEPKGGFEPPAFVPVLGALVCASLIVVRVQSGITSTDAAQRTAPLIAGAVILISVVLYFILKPKNPVAQED; from the coding sequence ATGGCCGACTCTTCCTCCTCCCAGCCGTCATTGCAGCAGACCCTCGGTCCCTGGCAGATCATGTTTTACGGTCTGGGGTCCATGCTCGGAGCGGGGATCTACGCACTGATTGGCAAGGCGGCGGCGGGGCTGGGGAATGCCATGTGGCTGGCCTTCATCATGGCGATGGTGGGTGCGCTGCTGACCGGCCTGACGTATGCATGTGTGGGCGGACGATATGCCAAGGCGGGCGGGGCGGCGTATGTGACCCAGCGCGGGCTGGGCAAGCCGCTGCTGAGCTACATCATCGGAATCGCGGTGATGATGAGCGGACTCACGAGCATGGCCACCGGAGCGCAGGCGATCATTGGACAGATCAAGGAGCTGATGGGCTGGCAGCTGGCGGACATGACGGTGAAGCTGTGCGCCATCGGGGTGGTGGGCCTGGTGGGCTGTGTGATCTACCGCGGTCTGAAGGAGAGCATGTGGCTGAACATTCTGTGCACCGTGATCGAAGCCAGCGGGCTGATTTTCATCATCATCATCGGCGTGCGCTACTGGGGCGGGGTGAACTATCTGGAATCTCCGGGGGACACGGCGGCAGGTGGCGCGGGCTCAGGCATCACGATGGCGCTTATCATGCAAGGTGCGGTGCTGACGTTTTATTCGTTCATCGGGTTTGAGGATATTTTGAATGTGAGCGAGGAGGTGAAAAACCCGGGGCGCAATGTGCCTCTGGGGCTGATCGGCGCGATGGTGCTGGCCACGATGATCTATCTGGCGGTGGCGATCACGGCGGTGTCCGTGGTGCCTTGGCAGCAGCTGGCGAAGAGTGATGCGCCGCTGATGGAAGTGGCCCGGCGTGCTGCACCGTGGTTTACGGGAATCAAGCCGGTGTATGCCTTCATCACGATCTTTGCGATCGGGAATACGGCGCTGCTGAACTACCTGATGGGATCGCGGCTGCTGTATGGGATGAGCCGCCAGGGGCTGCTGCCTGCGGTGCTGGGCAAACTGCATCCGACACGGCACTCGCCGCATGTGGCGGTGTTTGTGCTGTTTGGCATCGTGTCGGTGCTGATTTTGAGCGGTGGTGTGAAGCAGCTGGCGGAGTCCACGGTGCTGCTGCTGCTGATTGTTTTCACGGTGGTGAACATCTCGCTGATCATTCTGAAGCGCCGACCTGATGAGCCGAAGGGAGGCTTTGAGCCTCCGGCGTTTGTGCCGGTGCTGGGCGCGCTGGTGTGTGCCTCGCTGATTGTGGTGCGGGTGCAGAGTGGGATCACCAGCACGGATGCGGCACAGCGCACAGCGCCACTGATTGCGGGGGCTGTTATTCTGATCAGCGTGGTGCTATACTTCATTTTGAAGCCCAAGAATCCGGTGGCGCAGGAAGATTGA
- a CDS encoding 3-deoxy-7-phosphoheptulonate synthase, producing MSQTANLHIASNIPLPAPRGMMSEIAPTEAQTAFVARSRQEIRDILCGQDERFLVILGPCSIHDPEAGMEYARKLAALAGELKDRLCIVMRVYFEKPRTTVGWKGLIMDPHLDGSCDIPAGLRLARKILRDVLDLGLPTATELLDPITPQYIADLISWSAIGARTTESQTHRQMASGLSMPLGFKNGTFGHIAPAINAIKAAMQPQTFLGVSEDGVASAVTTSGNPDCHIILRGGEDGPNYGADNVMETIDGLEAAKLKPAIMIDASHGNCAKDHRRMPGVFREIVRQRAAGQKAIIGAMLESNLVGGNQKFPQPVDKLVRGQSITDACIDWETTEALLREAREALK from the coding sequence ATGAGCCAGACCGCCAATCTCCACATCGCCTCCAACATTCCGCTGCCCGCTCCGCGCGGGATGATGAGCGAGATCGCGCCGACGGAAGCGCAGACTGCCTTTGTGGCGCGTTCGCGGCAGGAGATCCGGGACATCCTGTGTGGACAGGACGAGAGGTTCCTTGTCATTCTGGGGCCGTGCTCGATTCATGATCCTGAGGCCGGAATGGAGTACGCGCGCAAGCTGGCGGCGCTGGCTGGAGAGCTGAAGGACAGGCTGTGCATCGTAATGCGCGTGTATTTTGAAAAACCGCGTACCACGGTGGGGTGGAAGGGGCTGATCATGGATCCGCATCTGGACGGGAGCTGCGACATTCCTGCGGGGCTGCGGCTGGCTCGGAAGATCCTGCGTGATGTGCTGGATCTGGGACTGCCGACGGCGACGGAGCTGCTGGACCCCATCACGCCGCAGTACATTGCGGATCTGATCAGCTGGAGCGCGATCGGTGCGCGGACGACGGAGTCGCAGACGCACCGGCAGATGGCGTCGGGTTTGTCCATGCCACTGGGTTTCAAGAACGGGACGTTTGGGCACATCGCGCCCGCGATCAATGCGATCAAGGCGGCGATGCAGCCGCAGACCTTTCTGGGCGTGAGCGAAGATGGCGTGGCCTCTGCGGTGACGACGAGCGGCAATCCGGACTGCCACATCATCCTGCGCGGCGGTGAAGATGGCCCGAACTACGGAGCGGACAATGTGATGGAAACGATCGACGGGCTGGAAGCGGCGAAGCTGAAGCCTGCGATCATGATCGATGCGAGCCATGGCAACTGCGCGAAGGACCACCGGCGGATGCCGGGTGTGTTTCGTGAGATCGTGCGCCAGCGCGCGGCAGGGCAGAAGGCGATCATCGGCGCGATGCTGGAGAGCAATCTGGTGGGCGGGAACCAGAAGTTTCCGCAGCCGGTGGACAAGCTGGTGCGCGGGCAGTCGATCACGGATGCATGCATTGACTGGGAGACGACGGAGGCGCTGCTGAGAGAGGCACGTGAGGCTTTGAAATGA
- a CDS encoding DUF420 domain-containing protein: protein MDVTELPKLYTIFNGCALLHIILGLTMIKLGHKKPHIVSMVIALLFSTAFLGCYLYYHFHAGHVKFAGTGLSRPIYFTVLFTHIPLAILSLPLIIMTVLPGLKSRFDKHKRMAKWTVPVWLYVSVTGIIVYLMCYVWYGPPIRA from the coding sequence ATGGACGTCACCGAACTCCCCAAGCTCTATACCATCTTCAACGGCTGCGCCCTGCTGCACATCATCCTCGGCCTGACGATGATCAAACTCGGCCACAAAAAGCCGCACATCGTCAGCATGGTCATCGCCCTGCTGTTCTCCACCGCCTTCCTCGGCTGCTACCTCTACTATCACTTCCATGCAGGCCACGTGAAGTTTGCCGGCACCGGCCTCTCCCGCCCCATTTACTTCACTGTCCTCTTCACCCACATCCCTCTGGCCATCCTCAGCCTGCCGCTCATCATCATGACCGTCCTTCCCGGCCTGAAGAGCCGCTTCGACAAGCACAAGCGCATGGCTAAATGGACCGTCCCCGTCTGGCTCTACGTCTCCGTCACCGGCATCATCGTTTACCTGATGTGCTACGTCTGGTACGGCCCACCCATCCGTGCGTGA
- a CDS encoding Hsp20/alpha crystallin family protein, which produces MNTTCSPSSCAPATSGVTESLRKPLYNVNGNAEAYEVRVEMPGVPKGGVKIDLEDSILTIRGERNATVPEGMKTLHRELSPLSYLLRLRLNTPVDEEQMTAKLEDGVLTLRLPLKEVAKPRQIPVL; this is translated from the coding sequence ATGAACACTACCTGCTCTCCCAGCTCCTGCGCTCCTGCCACCTCCGGCGTGACTGAATCTCTGCGCAAGCCCCTCTATAACGTCAATGGCAACGCCGAAGCGTATGAAGTGCGCGTCGAAATGCCGGGCGTGCCGAAGGGCGGCGTGAAGATTGATCTCGAAGACAGCATCCTGACCATCCGCGGCGAACGCAACGCCACCGTGCCGGAAGGCATGAAGACGCTGCACCGCGAGCTCTCTCCGCTGAGCTACCTCCTCCGCCTGCGCCTCAACACCCCGGTGGATGAGGAACAGATGACGGCCAAGCTCGAAGACGGCGTGCTGACGCTGCGCCTGCCGCTGAAAGAAGTGGCGAAGCCGCGCCAGATCCCCGTGCTGTAA
- a CDS encoding putative quorum-sensing-regulated virulence factor: protein MDDLEARMRADFEEIGRTFMPFGKYGPQHFPPNGVPIYDIPAEYLGWFANKAGFPKGRLGLLLKMVHQMKADGSDIVFDVFRKKRGRTDLKPVKQKTWKFEE from the coding sequence ATGGACGACCTGGAAGCACGGATGCGCGCCGATTTTGAGGAGATCGGACGGACATTCATGCCGTTTGGCAAATACGGGCCGCAGCATTTTCCGCCCAACGGGGTGCCGATCTATGACATCCCGGCGGAGTATCTGGGGTGGTTTGCGAACAAGGCGGGGTTTCCGAAAGGGCGCCTGGGGTTGCTGCTGAAGATGGTGCACCAGATGAAGGCGGATGGGTCCGACATCGTCTTTGACGTGTTTCGGAAGAAACGCGGGCGCACGGACCTCAAGCCGGTGAAGCAGAAGACGTGGAAGTTTGAGGAGTGA
- a CDS encoding alpha/beta fold hydrolase: MDAPPLLLSSGRKLGYAEYGDPAGVPMFYFHGWPGSRLQGEMLDEVGKKFGLRVVSPDRPGIGLSDFQPGRRLLDWPGDMRELAAHLGWDNFHVLGVSGGGPYVLACAHAMPERLLSAGVVCGAPPLREVGTKDLLWAYRLALWAQDRVPWFLGAGLAVAAQFMRLPAASPFVAAQVCKMCERDQQAFARPDLYRILTTSGRVGVSSPVHAVRLDGNIYSSDWGIELGSVRFPMRYWHGGRDSNIPVSMVERFVRKIPNATLKVWEEDGHYSLPFLCTEEIVEELVSGRVEAVK, encoded by the coding sequence ATGGACGCTCCTCCCCTTTTGCTCTCTTCAGGCAGGAAGCTTGGCTATGCCGAGTACGGTGATCCTGCGGGGGTGCCGATGTTTTACTTTCATGGCTGGCCGGGGTCGCGGCTGCAGGGGGAGATGCTGGATGAGGTGGGCAAGAAGTTTGGCCTGCGTGTGGTGTCGCCGGATCGCCCTGGCATTGGGCTGTCGGATTTTCAGCCGGGGCGCAGGCTGCTGGACTGGCCTGGGGATATGCGCGAGCTGGCGGCGCATCTGGGGTGGGACAACTTTCATGTGCTGGGTGTGTCGGGTGGCGGGCCGTATGTGCTGGCCTGTGCGCATGCGATGCCGGAGCGGCTGCTGAGCGCGGGCGTGGTCTGCGGCGCGCCACCACTGAGGGAAGTGGGGACGAAGGATCTGCTGTGGGCCTACCGGCTGGCGCTTTGGGCGCAGGACCGGGTGCCGTGGTTTCTGGGGGCCGGGCTGGCTGTGGCGGCGCAGTTTATGCGGCTGCCAGCGGCATCACCTTTTGTAGCAGCGCAGGTATGCAAGATGTGCGAGCGCGACCAGCAGGCCTTTGCGCGACCGGATCTCTACCGCATCCTGACCACGAGCGGGCGTGTGGGGGTCTCCTCGCCGGTGCATGCAGTGAGGCTGGATGGAAACATCTATTCGAGCGACTGGGGGATCGAGCTTGGCAGCGTACGCTTTCCCATGCGTTACTGGCATGGCGGGCGTGACAGCAACATCCCGGTGTCGATGGTGGAGCGGTTTGTGAGGAAGATTCCGAACGCCACGCTGAAGGTGTGGGAGGAGGACGGGCACTACTCGCTGCCGTTTCTGTGCACGGAGGAGATTGTAGAAGAGCTGGTGAGCGGGCGTGTTGAGGCTGTGAAATAG
- a CDS encoding Hsp20/alpha crystallin family protein gives MKLIRTNPFSLNRVSDFDEWFRHPFAGMPSLSTLFNNLGEVFPGVANDKLAVDVHEDKDNYLASFEVPGVKKEDVKIELNNGLLSVAVEKREKDGDKESSYSLTRSVSVPEGVNAEAISAKLEDGILTVTLPKQERSKPRTITLN, from the coding sequence ATGAAACTCATCCGCACCAATCCCTTCAGCCTCAACCGCGTCTCCGATTTTGACGAATGGTTCCGCCATCCGTTTGCGGGCATGCCTTCCCTGAGCACGCTTTTCAACAACCTCGGCGAGGTCTTCCCCGGCGTGGCCAATGACAAGCTGGCCGTGGATGTGCATGAAGACAAAGACAACTACCTGGCCAGCTTTGAAGTGCCGGGCGTGAAAAAAGAAGACGTGAAGATCGAGCTGAACAACGGCCTGCTGAGCGTGGCCGTGGAGAAGCGTGAGAAGGACGGCGACAAAGAAAGCTCCTACAGCCTGACCCGCTCGGTGTCGGTGCCTGAAGGTGTGAACGCCGAAGCCATCTCTGCGAAGCTCGAAGACGGCATCCTGACGGTGACGCTGCCCAAGCAGGAACGCAGCAAGCCGCGCACGATCACTCTGAACTAA